A single genomic interval of Eurosta solidaginis isolate ZX-2024a chromosome 3, ASM4086904v1, whole genome shotgun sequence harbors:
- the LOC137244327 gene encoding uncharacterized protein, with protein sequence MENGKSKYKHKIRILFGKQNKTFLFKEYADVKACDTICVDTTFVEDIENSPYLNCSQSTSISSKVINDPHGYRGSIIKYSISIGKSSKWILCQSDLQSHWKTERRKKNLSTSLFKLKGHSMTTRQFT encoded by the exons ATGGAAAATGGCAAAAGTAAgtacaaacataaaattagaattttatttggtaaacaaaataaaacttttttatttaaggaATATGCTGATGTTAAAGCCTGCGATACAATATGTGTTGATACGACTTTCGTGGAAGACATTGAAAATTCACCATATTTAAACTGCAGCCAATCAACAAGCATTTCTTCAAAAGTTATCAACGATCCTCATGGGTACCGCGGCTCCATTATAA aaTATTCAATCAGTATTGGGAAGTCATCCAAATGGATACTATGTCAATCAGACTTACAAAGCCACTGGAAAACTGAACGACGCA AAAAGAATTTGAGCACATCTCTATTCAAATTGAAGGGACATTCAATGACGACAAG GCAATTTACTTGA